A single genomic interval of Lactococcus sp. S-13 harbors:
- a CDS encoding ATP phosphoribosyltransferase regulatory subunit has product MNKTNYSLPEEAAEMTLQQVRQLRRIEQQLRDIFGNSSYQEVIPPSFEYTKLYTELQHKDSQFNQEKIFQFINHEGRTISLRYDFTIPLARTYAQNNKSGVSRYSYFGKVFRKEKRHKGRRTEAYQIGVERFGGDSQTAEREIFQLALETTSQLGLDKIIWEIGSASFFYQLYRLVGEAPEFTEILSKKNLSGMIEFIEIHKFSPALNQLLKHLLIKNDLESLSDLVEATTDPLLISAFKELEQRVQEISIQSRVQIDLAMVPSMDYYTGLMFSAYCEAVSQPILSGGRYDQLLAHFGENTVAIGFCCHLDNVLKALENQEIEVKND; this is encoded by the coding sequence ATGAATAAAACCAATTACTCTCTCCCTGAAGAAGCCGCTGAAATGACCTTGCAGCAAGTTCGGCAACTTCGGCGTATTGAACAACAGCTTCGTGACATATTTGGGAATAGTTCCTACCAAGAAGTCATTCCTCCAAGTTTTGAGTATACAAAGCTATATACAGAATTACAGCATAAAGACTCACAATTCAATCAAGAAAAAATATTTCAGTTTATCAATCATGAAGGAAGAACAATCAGCTTACGTTATGACTTCACCATCCCACTAGCACGCACTTATGCTCAAAATAATAAAAGTGGCGTAAGTCGCTATTCCTATTTTGGAAAAGTTTTTCGAAAAGAAAAACGTCATAAAGGTAGGCGTACAGAAGCTTATCAGATTGGAGTTGAACGATTTGGGGGAGATTCTCAAACAGCCGAACGGGAAATCTTTCAGCTGGCTTTAGAAACGACGAGTCAGTTAGGTTTAGATAAGATTATTTGGGAAATTGGTTCCGCCTCCTTCTTTTATCAACTTTATCGTCTAGTTGGCGAAGCGCCAGAATTTACTGAAATTCTCTCCAAGAAAAATCTGAGTGGAATGATCGAATTCATTGAAATTCATAAATTCTCACCAGCTCTTAATCAGCTTTTAAAACACTTATTGATAAAGAACGATTTAGAGAGTCTGAGTGATTTGGTTGAGGCAACGACAGACCCTTTACTTATCTCAGCTTTTAAAGAACTTGAACAAAGGGTTCAAGAAATTTCTATTCAAAGCAGAGTTCAAATTGATTTAGCCATGGTACCTAGCATGGACTATTATACAGGATTGATGTTCAGTGCCTACTGTGAAGCGGTCAGCCAACCTATCTTGTCGGGTGGCCGTTATGATCAGCTATTAGCTCATTTTGGGGAAAATACTGTAGCGATAGGATTTTGTTGTCATCTGGACAATGTTTTAAAGGCTTTAGAAAACCAGGAAATAGAGGTGAAAAATGATTAA
- a CDS encoding IbrB-like domain-containing protein encodes MEENFISPVYKIRQVPFSKIQANSYNPNVMAPPEMELLERSIIEDGYTMPIVCYYLDESDRYEIVDGFHRYKVMQSSDAIYKREQGFLPVTIIDKPLSYRMASTIRHNRARGTHSVEGMVGIVGQLVELGVSDQWISDNIGMDKDEILRLKQVSGLVSLFKGKEFSHSWESGNREEGM; translated from the coding sequence ATGGAAGAAAACTTTATAAGTCCCGTTTATAAAATAAGACAAGTTCCTTTTTCAAAAATTCAAGCGAATAGCTATAATCCTAATGTTATGGCCCCGCCTGAAATGGAATTATTGGAACGTTCGATTATAGAAGATGGTTATACAATGCCCATTGTTTGTTATTATCTTGACGAGAGCGATCGCTATGAAATTGTAGATGGTTTTCATCGTTATAAAGTGATGCAATCTAGTGATGCAATTTATAAAAGAGAGCAAGGTTTCTTGCCCGTAACAATAATTGATAAACCCTTGTCTTATCGTATGGCTAGCACAATTCGTCATAATCGAGCACGAGGGACACATTCGGTAGAAGGAATGGTTGGTATTGTGGGACAATTGGTTGAGCTAGGAGTCAGTGATCAATGGATTAGTGATAATATCGGGATGGACAAAGATGAGATATTAAGATTAAAACAGGTTAGTGGTCTAGTATCTTTATTCAAGGGAAAAGAATTCTCTCACTCTTGGGAAAGTGGAAACAGAGAGGAAGGAATGTAG
- a CDS encoding leucine-rich repeat protein: MLEKDQMAQDVPATPTSGTTVSEPTRGDLEMKNSSTLSTSQSSAKNLEPEKPSVSSTTSTSKTISKSSETKESTASSVESKSTTTQALPETRDASFAGNGWLMSIGRNFAGNSGDKDVSLLDRKTSWNFEYLGSDIDAYRISEGDESLRIFWGKLKRVSGNNRNSREAYWKFVRVAGGVKIQNVAYSSDCLSVTYEGYGGQVTFSGWKNLSSQIWNLSKSNYDYAQKIFYVPVNTKKAIDSGNANGGTVWYSNNSKVEEGELLHLTPISDDLSLKEYVAKRGDEEIRRVYVIPVQYNFVNQVNFSKYIDINSPVKSWVLPEELTIPASVLRYNEDTELFEKYRISSINDKAFEGASIKKVTFDDKLDYIRPRAFASSALEAIKNISSGTWLSKEAFTGTHIRDIVTDDPEKFARNTSETVFNNYKNQKMTVWKKGGKQTFTSSYGSEVLSSYNLHEKANLSLSLNVSYPEGTQLRYPLDELTTSFKDAEDCWQSYHTYQWYKDGVKLANQNTPMLKLTSLKAADSGSYYAMVDGQRVEEGKDIKVKVKVDNTNPSSPEPANPDSWINVSLPVNLEFHSASNDYAKIEGKPEKFVNHSGRGVKIVVSSISGQGDFKGIENLSLSALKGSSVDLKNFENGKEVELVTLGNVTSSTNSSLININGSIDTHVKQVSKHRMNLVLKFRPLNQNGKPYS; encoded by the coding sequence ATGTTAGAGAAAGATCAAATGGCTCAAGATGTACCGGCAACTCCAACGTCTGGGACTACAGTATCAGAACCTACTCGTGGTGATTTAGAAATGAAAAATTCTTCAACACTTTCAACCTCTCAGAGTAGCGCTAAAAACTTGGAGCCAGAAAAACCTTCCGTCTCTTCAACAACTTCGACATCAAAAACTATTTCTAAGAGTTCCGAAACAAAGGAATCCACAGCCTCTAGTGTTGAAAGTAAAAGTACCACAACGCAAGCACTTCCAGAAACAAGGGATGCGAGTTTTGCTGGGAATGGTTGGCTCATGTCAATAGGAAGAAATTTTGCAGGAAATTCTGGTGATAAGGATGTGTCACTTTTAGATCGAAAAACTTCGTGGAACTTTGAATATTTAGGTTCAGATATTGATGCTTATCGAATTAGTGAAGGTGATGAAAGTTTAAGGATTTTCTGGGGGAAACTAAAACGCGTCAGTGGAAACAACCGAAACTCTAGGGAAGCATATTGGAAATTCGTTCGAGTAGCAGGGGGAGTGAAGATACAAAATGTTGCTTATTCATCAGATTGTTTATCTGTTACCTATGAAGGATATGGTGGTCAGGTCACATTTTCTGGCTGGAAAAACTTAAGTTCACAAATTTGGAACCTTAGTAAATCCAACTATGATTATGCTCAAAAAATATTTTATGTTCCGGTAAATACGAAAAAAGCGATTGATAGTGGTAATGCTAATGGGGGTACAGTTTGGTACAGTAATAACTCAAAAGTAGAAGAAGGTGAGTTACTCCACCTGACACCCATTAGCGATGATTTATCTTTAAAAGAGTATGTCGCGAAGCGAGGAGACGAAGAAATTAGAAGAGTTTATGTGATCCCAGTTCAGTATAATTTTGTTAACCAAGTGAACTTTTCAAAGTATATTGATATCAACTCACCAGTTAAAAGTTGGGTGCTCCCTGAAGAACTTACAATTCCTGCGTCGGTCCTTCGTTACAATGAAGACACTGAATTATTTGAGAAGTATCGAATTTCTTCTATTAATGACAAGGCTTTTGAAGGAGCATCTATAAAAAAGGTTACTTTTGATGATAAGCTAGACTATATACGACCTCGAGCTTTTGCTTCAAGTGCTCTTGAAGCGATTAAAAATATTTCTTCAGGAACCTGGTTAAGTAAAGAAGCTTTTACTGGGACACATATTAGGGATATTGTCACGGATGATCCAGAAAAATTTGCAAGAAATACCTCAGAGACTGTTTTTAATAATTACAAAAATCAGAAAATGACGGTTTGGAAAAAAGGAGGAAAACAGACATTTACCTCTTCGTATGGTTCAGAAGTCTTGTCAAGTTATAATCTCCACGAAAAGGCAAACCTATCTCTTTCGTTGAATGTCTCATACCCAGAGGGAACTCAACTTCGTTACCCATTAGATGAACTCACGACAAGTTTTAAAGATGCGGAAGACTGTTGGCAGTCTTATCACACTTATCAGTGGTATAAAGATGGGGTGAAGCTGGCCAATCAAAATACTCCGATGCTTAAGCTAACTTCTTTGAAAGCAGCAGATTCTGGAAGTTATTATGCGATGGTAGATGGTCAAAGAGTAGAAGAAGGAAAAGATATCAAAGTTAAAGTTAAAGTTGACAATACAAATCCTAGCTCACCAGAACCTGCGAATCCCGATTCATGGATTAATGTCAGTTTACCGGTCAACCTAGAGTTTCATTCTGCTTCCAATGATTATGCGAAAATCGAAGGAAAGCCTGAAAAATTTGTCAACCATTCAGGCAGAGGTGTGAAAATTGTAGTTTCTAGTATCTCTGGACAAGGTGATTTCAAAGGGATTGAAAATTTAAGTCTGAGCGCATTAAAAGGGAGTTCTGTTGATTTGAAAAATTTTGAAAATGGCAAAGAAGTAGAATTGGTAACCTTAGGAAATGTCACAAGTTCCACAAATAGTTCGTTGATTAATATTAATGGAAGTATAGATACTCATGTTAAACAGGTAAGCAAACATCGGATGAATCTCGTGCTTAAGTTCCGTCCTCTTAATCAGAATGGGAAACCCTATTCATAA
- the hisC gene encoding histidinol-phosphate transaminase yields the protein MTWQENLRTVTPYVAGEQPKMIDMIKLNTNENPYPPSPQVQQTIESFASERLRLYPDSDANELREALADYYQLKPEQVFLGNGSDEVLSLSFLTFFNSSKPLLLPDISYSFYPIYCDLYRIPYQEIPVDKNFKLNIQDYFQENGGVVIANPNAPTGLSLDLKTIETLLRNNTESIVLIDEAYIDFGGVSAIPLLEKYDNLIIVQTFSKSRSLAGIRLGIALGNALTISHLYDVKNSFNSYPLDRLAQAIGLASLNDELYFRQTVSKIIAERERFSDVLRQLGFSVTDSKTNFVFVKPPLGTAQALFEALYEAKIIIRYWNKPKISDWLRITIGTEKEMNEIIKFLKKYLQKLER from the coding sequence ATGACTTGGCAAGAAAATCTTCGTACAGTAACGCCCTATGTTGCAGGTGAACAGCCCAAAATGATTGATATGATTAAGCTGAACACTAATGAAAACCCCTATCCACCATCGCCGCAAGTGCAGCAGACTATTGAAAGTTTTGCTAGTGAACGTTTACGACTCTATCCAGATTCGGATGCTAACGAGTTAAGAGAAGCACTTGCTGATTACTACCAACTTAAACCTGAGCAAGTTTTTTTAGGAAATGGCTCTGATGAGGTACTTTCACTCAGTTTTCTCACCTTTTTTAATAGTTCAAAGCCCCTGCTTCTACCAGATATCAGTTATTCCTTTTATCCAATTTATTGTGATTTATATAGAATTCCTTATCAAGAAATTCCAGTGGATAAGAATTTTAAACTAAATATTCAAGATTATTTCCAAGAAAATGGTGGGGTTGTTATCGCAAATCCTAATGCACCTACAGGTTTATCTCTCGATTTAAAAACGATTGAAACACTACTTAGAAACAACACCGAAAGTATTGTCTTAATTGACGAGGCCTATATTGATTTTGGTGGGGTAAGTGCTATTCCACTCTTAGAGAAATATGACAACTTAATTATAGTCCAAACTTTTTCAAAGTCCCGTAGTTTAGCAGGGATACGCTTAGGGATTGCTTTAGGTAATGCTCTTACAATTTCTCATCTCTATGATGTTAAAAATTCGTTCAATTCCTATCCACTAGATCGTTTAGCTCAAGCGATTGGCTTAGCTAGCTTAAATGATGAGCTTTATTTTAGACAAACAGTGTCTAAAATCATCGCTGAGCGAGAAAGATTTAGTGACGTCTTGCGACAACTTGGTTTTAGTGTGACTGATTCAAAAACAAATTTTGTTTTCGTCAAACCACCTTTAGGTACCGCTCAAGCACTCTTTGAAGCATTGTATGAAGCCAAAATTATCATACGTTATTGGAATAAACCTAAAATTTCTGACTGGTTACGAATTACAATAGGCACAGAAAAAGAAATGAATGAAATTATAAAGTTTTTAAAGAAGTATCTTCAAAAATTAGAAAGGTAA
- the hisG gene encoding ATP phosphoribosyltransferase encodes MIKIAVTKGRIQKQVTQLLEKAGYDVDPIVSMGRELQITTKDHLQFIFGKANDVITFLEHGIVDVGFVGKDTLDENDFEDYYELLDLQIGQCIFALASYPDFCEKNFQRRKKIASKYPQVTKAYFAQKQEDVEIIKLEGSVELGPVVGLADAIIDIVETGNTLRANGLEVIEEVSKISTRMIVNKSSFKFKKEKIVEMVEKFKNAQENQQ; translated from the coding sequence ATGATTAAAATCGCAGTGACTAAGGGAAGGATTCAAAAGCAAGTCACTCAGCTCTTAGAAAAAGCAGGGTACGATGTTGATCCAATTGTTAGTATGGGACGAGAATTACAAATCACCACAAAAGATCATTTACAGTTTATTTTTGGGAAAGCAAATGATGTTATCACTTTTTTAGAACATGGCATTGTGGATGTTGGGTTTGTTGGAAAGGATACTTTAGACGAAAATGATTTTGAAGATTATTATGAACTGTTAGATTTACAAATTGGTCAATGTATATTTGCTTTAGCTTCTTATCCCGATTTTTGTGAAAAAAACTTCCAGAGACGTAAAAAAATTGCTTCTAAATATCCTCAGGTAACAAAAGCTTATTTTGCCCAAAAGCAAGAAGATGTTGAAATCATCAAACTAGAAGGTTCAGTTGAATTAGGTCCCGTGGTTGGCTTAGCTGATGCCATTATTGATATTGTTGAAACGGGGAATACTCTTCGTGCTAATGGGTTAGAAGTGATTGAGGAAGTTAGTAAAATCTCAACACGGATGATTGTAAACAAGTCAAGTTTCAAATTTAAAAAAGAAAAAATAGTAGAAATGGTGGAAAAATTTAAAAATGCTCAAGAAAATCAACAATAA
- a CDS encoding LOG family protein gives MNVNVDLREVFIILPGGFGAIEEAFQLLTEMSIGQTNIRPVIFIGKDFYHSLFEITKVQVEEEMLSLEVVEVIYLAETTEAALTLLGELKHEQII, from the coding sequence ATGAACGTGAACGTAGACCTAAGGGAAGTTTTTATTATCCTGCCTGGAGGATTTGGGGCAATAGAAGAAGCTTTCCAACTCTTAACAGAAATGTCAATTGGCCAAACAAACATACGACCCGTTATTTTTATTGGAAAAGATTTTTATCACTCATTATTTGAAATAACTAAAGTTCAAGTTGAGGAGGAAATGTTGAGTTTGGAAGTTGTTGAAGTAATATATCTTGCAGAAACAACAGAAGCAGCCCTGACATTACTAGGAGAACTAAAACATGAACAAATTATTTAA
- a CDS encoding DUF3440 domain-containing protein codes for MKKIFKKDNVYEAFNNRLDYIMKYFNHLIVSFSGGKDSGLMLELVNAYYVKHSLDKTDIKISVFYLDYEGNYQQTKDYVQRCMGKYPNFDYYHICLPISASCGVSMYQASWLPWDPEHQELWVSEIPEQAISLENHHFPFFEIGMLDYEFQTKFCQWLHHEKRARRTAVLVGIRAQESLNRYTAITRDETFSKFGLITYSRRIAHNVFNFYPMYDWLFEDVWVANAKFGFDYNHLYDLYFQAGVPFKYMRVANPFHQCGVQALKLYKAIEPLTWGKLVGRVNGANFAALYGGTSAMGYHRISIPPGHTWKSYVEFLLETLPETTRNIYLKKFRRSLEYWTDLGGALPMAIVQLLEKSSLKFERLGPPKNKRNYKQDYEVIRFLKYPDDIPIQKFKMVPSYKRMCITILKNDTSCCYMGFSPTKDELQLKEKVIDLWKKTL; via the coding sequence ATGAAAAAAATATTTAAAAAAGATAATGTGTATGAAGCTTTTAATAATAGGTTAGATTATATCATGAAATATTTTAACCATCTTATCGTTTCTTTTTCAGGTGGTAAAGATTCTGGGTTAATGTTGGAGTTAGTTAATGCTTACTATGTGAAACATTCTTTGGATAAAACAGACATTAAAATTTCTGTTTTCTATTTAGATTATGAAGGAAATTACCAACAAACAAAAGACTATGTTCAGCGCTGCATGGGAAAATATCCAAACTTTGATTATTACCATATTTGCTTACCAATTTCAGCCTCTTGTGGTGTGTCAATGTATCAAGCGTCATGGCTACCTTGGGATCCAGAACATCAGGAATTATGGGTGAGTGAAATTCCAGAACAAGCCATTTCTTTGGAAAATCATCATTTCCCATTTTTCGAAATTGGGATGTTGGATTATGAATTTCAAACCAAGTTCTGCCAATGGCTTCATCATGAAAAAAGAGCAAGAAGAACAGCAGTCCTTGTTGGTATTCGTGCTCAAGAAAGTCTAAACCGATATACTGCCATTACCCGTGATGAAACTTTCTCTAAGTTTGGATTAATTACCTATAGCAGACGTATTGCTCATAATGTCTTCAATTTTTATCCCATGTATGATTGGTTATTTGAAGATGTTTGGGTAGCCAATGCCAAATTTGGGTTTGATTATAATCATTTATATGATTTATATTTTCAAGCAGGTGTTCCCTTTAAGTATATGCGTGTTGCCAATCCCTTTCATCAGTGTGGAGTTCAAGCATTAAAGTTATATAAAGCGATTGAACCGTTGACATGGGGCAAGTTAGTTGGGCGGGTTAATGGAGCAAATTTTGCAGCACTCTATGGTGGAACAAGCGCTATGGGGTATCATCGCATCAGTATCCCTCCAGGGCATACTTGGAAAAGTTATGTGGAATTTCTTTTAGAAACACTACCAGAAACCACTCGAAATATTTATTTGAAAAAGTTTAGAAGATCTCTTGAATATTGGACGGACTTAGGCGGTGCGCTCCCCATGGCGATTGTTCAACTCCTTGAGAAGAGCTCACTAAAATTTGAACGGTTGGGTCCTCCTAAAAATAAGCGAAATTATAAGCAAGACTATGAAGTCATCCGTTTTTTAAAGTATCCAGACGATATCCCTATTCAAAAGTTCAAGATGGTCCCCTCCTATAAAAGAATGTGCATTACAATTCTTAAGAATGATACTTCGTGCTGCTATATGGGATTTAGCCCTACGAAGGATGAGTTGCAACTGAAAGAAAAGGTGATTGATTTATGGAAGAAAACTTTATAA
- the hisD gene encoding histidinol dehydrogenase yields MLKKINNNGNISQIATKFQGRKTNVSEEVNQIVQNIVDDIRAKGDEALFDYAKKLDGYKLTKENLTVTPAERVAGLEKIDPDYLRILQRAKKQIEEFHKHQLGNSWTTYKENGVIMGQIARPLERVALYVPGGTAAYPSTVIMNAVPALLAGVEDLVIITPVKADGLVNPNILAAAEVCGISTIYKVGGAQAVAAVAYGTSSIPKVDKIVGPGNLFVATAKKICYGIVDIDMIAGPSEVLIIADEYANPKYVAADLMAQAEHDKLASAILVTTSEKLVVLVNKELDRQVKSLERREIIESSIENYGGAILVDTLDEAFEVSNQLAPEHLEILTQDSLAQLPKVKNAGSIFLGEYTPEPLGDYMSGSNHVLPTGGTAKFYSGLGVYSFVKYSTFSYYPKAILATFKDDVEAFAESEGLTAHANSIAVRFDEADEAKNTNKGE; encoded by the coding sequence ATGCTCAAGAAAATCAACAATAATGGCAATATAAGTCAAATTGCCACAAAATTTCAAGGTCGTAAAACTAATGTTTCTGAAGAAGTTAATCAAATTGTTCAAAATATTGTCGATGATATCCGAGCTAAAGGAGATGAGGCACTTTTTGATTATGCTAAAAAGTTAGACGGCTATAAGCTAACCAAAGAAAATCTGACGGTTACTCCAGCAGAACGTGTGGCAGGATTAGAAAAAATTGATCCTGATTATCTTCGGATACTCCAACGTGCTAAAAAGCAAATCGAAGAATTTCACAAACATCAATTAGGTAATTCGTGGACGACTTATAAAGAAAATGGGGTTATTATGGGCCAGATTGCTCGCCCTTTAGAAAGGGTAGCTTTATATGTTCCAGGAGGTACAGCAGCCTATCCTTCAACAGTGATTATGAATGCGGTCCCTGCTTTGTTGGCGGGGGTCGAGGATTTGGTTATCATCACACCAGTCAAAGCTGATGGATTAGTCAATCCTAATATTTTAGCTGCTGCTGAGGTTTGCGGGATTAGCACAATCTATAAAGTTGGTGGAGCACAGGCTGTTGCAGCTGTTGCCTACGGCACCTCTTCTATCCCAAAGGTGGATAAAATTGTTGGACCTGGGAACCTCTTTGTCGCTACTGCAAAAAAAATCTGCTATGGGATAGTTGATATCGATATGATTGCTGGGCCTTCGGAAGTTTTGATAATTGCTGATGAATATGCAAATCCAAAATATGTGGCTGCTGATTTAATGGCGCAAGCTGAACATGACAAATTAGCCTCCGCTATCCTCGTCACAACGTCTGAAAAGCTCGTTGTTTTGGTGAATAAAGAGTTGGACAGACAGGTTAAAAGTCTTGAACGTCGCGAAATCATTGAATCTTCTATCGAGAATTATGGTGGAGCAATTCTGGTTGATACACTTGATGAAGCATTTGAAGTTTCTAACCAGCTTGCACCCGAACACTTAGAAATTTTAACTCAAGATTCACTTGCTCAGCTTCCAAAAGTTAAAAATGCAGGATCTATTTTTCTTGGTGAGTATACTCCAGAGCCACTGGGAGATTATATGTCTGGAAGTAACCATGTTCTGCCTACTGGAGGGACTGCAAAGTTTTATTCAGGTTTAGGTGTTTATAGCTTTGTAAAATATTCAACTTTTAGTTATTACCCTAAAGCTATTTTAGCGACTTTTAAAGATGATGTCGAGGCCTTTGCCGAATCAGAAGGATTGACAGCTCATGCTAACTCTATCGCTGTAAGATTCGATGAAGCGGATGAAGCGAAGAACACAAACAAAGGAGAGTGA
- the rnr gene encoding ribonuclease R, with translation MKQLEEEITMVQLSELALALNQTESKGVFSKHPKGFGFVHPEDATDKSNDIYIGQKDTKFAMDGDSVTVKVTYPKTEKRGASGQIIKINERSVIDTVGTYRSLSNRQAKSLGYKGRIELFNDRISETLYIKQPLPNVQEEDVVSVKVTQYPTDTKSFEGKITSIIGHKGEVGLDILEVLCAMKIPQDFLPETLAEAEAFSEELTDSDLQGREDYRDELTYTIDGEDSKDLDDAIHVKKLSNGHFELGVHIADVSHYVTEGSSLDEEAYSRATSVYVTDRVVPMLPVKLSNNLCSLNEAQERLTMSCLMEIDDKGKIVSYKISPSVIKTTYRMTYNNVNKMIHQGQEGHREALENFSKIADSIKVAVELHEILETMRKDRGMIEFDESEAKIILDEKGHPIEIVKRDRDTAERMIESFMLMANETVALDFQKKKLPSLYRVHDNPKEKAFAKLIEAAANAGFSLNSDSHQAINFFADEIKGTSSEKALTYQLRHTMSTAVYSEKNTKHFGLAATNYTHFTSPIRRYPDLIIHRLLHLYPSDHSNRTKEEWKERLPEIANHSSEMEHRAVVTERIIDAMKKAEYMSDHIGEVYTGTITGVQKFGVFVALDNTVEGLVRVPNLHTGSPEEIEFDEELSIFTGKKSGIVYQIGKEITIRVIAANKRKGTVDFEQIISDKT, from the coding sequence ATGAAACAACTGGAGGAAGAAATAACTATGGTTCAGCTATCAGAATTAGCACTAGCACTTAATCAAACGGAAAGTAAAGGAGTATTTTCCAAACACCCTAAAGGTTTTGGGTTTGTTCATCCAGAAGATGCAACAGATAAATCGAATGATATCTATATTGGTCAAAAGGATACTAAATTTGCAATGGACGGTGATAGTGTTACCGTTAAAGTCACTTATCCTAAAACAGAAAAACGTGGTGCAAGCGGTCAAATAATAAAAATCAATGAACGGTCAGTCATTGATACAGTTGGAACATATCGTTCTTTATCGAATCGACAAGCCAAAAGCTTAGGATACAAAGGAAGAATCGAACTCTTTAATGATAGAATTTCTGAGACACTTTACATAAAGCAACCCTTACCAAATGTTCAGGAAGAAGATGTAGTGAGTGTTAAAGTTACTCAATACCCAACAGATACCAAATCATTTGAAGGAAAGATTACTAGTATTATTGGCCATAAGGGTGAGGTTGGTCTTGATATCTTAGAAGTTTTATGTGCCATGAAAATTCCACAAGATTTTTTGCCAGAGACTCTAGCTGAAGCTGAGGCATTTTCTGAGGAATTAACTGACTCAGATTTGCAAGGTCGTGAAGATTATCGGGATGAGCTTACCTATACCATTGATGGAGAAGATTCCAAAGATTTGGACGATGCCATTCACGTTAAAAAATTATCAAATGGACATTTTGAATTAGGAGTTCATATTGCTGACGTTAGTCATTACGTTACTGAGGGCTCTTCTTTAGATGAAGAAGCCTATTCACGCGCCACATCAGTTTATGTAACTGACCGAGTTGTTCCTATGTTACCTGTTAAATTGTCGAATAATTTATGTTCACTTAATGAAGCTCAAGAACGACTAACGATGTCTTGCCTGATGGAAATTGATGACAAAGGTAAGATTGTTAGTTACAAAATATCACCGTCAGTCATCAAAACAACTTATCGAATGACTTATAATAATGTCAACAAAATGATTCATCAAGGACAAGAAGGTCATAGAGAAGCCCTTGAAAACTTCTCTAAAATTGCCGATTCGATTAAAGTGGCCGTTGAACTTCATGAAATTCTTGAAACAATGCGAAAAGACAGAGGTATGATTGAATTTGATGAGAGTGAAGCAAAAATTATTTTAGATGAAAAAGGTCATCCAATTGAAATTGTAAAACGTGATCGTGATACTGCAGAACGAATGATTGAATCGTTTATGTTGATGGCAAACGAAACTGTCGCTCTTGATTTTCAAAAGAAAAAATTACCTTCTTTGTATCGAGTTCACGATAATCCTAAGGAAAAAGCTTTTGCTAAATTGATAGAAGCTGCTGCTAATGCTGGCTTTTCCTTGAATTCAGATTCTCACCAAGCCATTAATTTCTTTGCTGATGAGATTAAAGGAACAAGTTCTGAAAAGGCATTGACCTATCAACTTCGACATACGATGTCAACAGCGGTTTACTCTGAAAAAAATACAAAACATTTTGGGCTCGCAGCGACTAACTATACGCATTTTACAAGCCCAATTAGACGTTATCCTGATTTAATTATCCATCGTTTGTTACACTTATATCCATCAGATCATTCTAATCGCACAAAGGAAGAGTGGAAAGAGCGACTACCTGAAATTGCAAATCATTCATCAGAAATGGAACATCGTGCGGTTGTTACTGAACGAATAATTGATGCTATGAAAAAGGCAGAGTATATGTCAGATCATATTGGTGAGGTTTATACAGGGACAATCACTGGCGTTCAAAAATTTGGTGTTTTCGTAGCTTTAGACAATACTGTTGAGGGGTTGGTTCGAGTGCCTAACCTACACACTGGTAGCCCAGAAGAAATCGAGTTTGATGAGGAGTTAAGTATTTTTACAGGTAAAAAATCTGGAATAGTTTATCAAATAGGAAAAGAGATAACCATTCGAGTAATTGCAGCAAATAAACGAAAAGGAACCGTTGATTTTGAACAAATCATTTCTGACAAAACCTAG